A DNA window from Selenomonas sp. oral taxon 126 contains the following coding sequences:
- the queF gene encoding preQ(1) synthase — MARVKTEEGLTLLGEQRTDYGYDYAPEALETFQNKHTDHDYWVRFNCPEFTTLCPITGQPDYGTIYISYMPAERMVESKSLKLYLVSFRNHGDFHEDVVNVIMRDLIRLMAPKYIEVQGKFLPRGGISIDPYANYGLPGTKYEELAWERLSMHDRVPERVDNR, encoded by the coding sequence ATGGCAAGAGTAAAGACAGAGGAAGGTCTGACCCTCCTCGGGGAGCAGCGCACGGACTACGGTTACGACTACGCGCCCGAGGCATTGGAGACCTTTCAGAACAAACATACGGATCACGATTACTGGGTGCGATTCAACTGCCCCGAGTTCACGACGCTCTGCCCCATCACGGGACAGCCGGACTATGGGACGATCTACATCTCCTATATGCCCGCTGAGCGTATGGTCGAGAGCAAATCGCTGAAGCTCTACCTCGTGAGTTTCCGCAATCACGGGGATTTTCATGAGGATGTGGTGAATGTCATCATGCGCGACCTCATCCGCCTGATGGCACCGAAATACATCGAGGTGCAGGGGAAATTCCTGCCGCGCGGCGGCATCTCGATCGATCCCTATGCGAACTATGGGCTTCCGGGCACGAAGTACGAGGAGCTGGCGTGGGAGCGCCTCTCCATGCACGACCGCGTGCCCGAGCGGGTGGACAATCGCTGA